A genomic segment from Modestobacter roseus encodes:
- the dprA gene encoding DNA-processing protein DprA, protein MSADELVADLRGGSVVDEPGTAGPAVRRARAWLTRALEPGSVPAWRFVERVGPVEAVAALRAGTAPPRVQAVAGARVAEDASLDDLRRAERCGARLVVPEDDEWPTSALHCLTVASSALPDDHRLDRTLTPVPPLGLWVRGDGALADVVDRSVALVGSRAATAYGEHVTGELAHGLGERGWTTVSGGAFGIDAAAHRGALAAGAPTVAVLACGVDRAYPASHSALFSRLLDGGLLVSEWPPGCAPLRHRFLVRNRLIAALTRGTVVVEAAARSGALATAHRARDLGRALMVVPGPVTSAMSVGCHELLRDEERGARLVTTAAQVVEQVGSLGADLAAPPARPASPRDELSDVARRVLDACPVRTGVSPERLAAVAGCDVLDVLRVLPALELADLVQWTGTGWRLHPPPKTGTGASR, encoded by the coding sequence GTGAGCGCCGACGAGCTGGTGGCCGACCTGCGCGGCGGGTCGGTCGTGGACGAGCCGGGCACCGCCGGGCCGGCCGTCCGCCGGGCGCGGGCATGGCTCACCCGCGCGCTGGAACCGGGGTCGGTGCCGGCCTGGCGGTTCGTGGAGCGGGTCGGGCCGGTCGAGGCCGTGGCCGCGCTCCGGGCCGGGACGGCCCCGCCCCGGGTGCAGGCGGTCGCCGGTGCGCGGGTCGCCGAGGACGCCAGCCTCGACGACCTCCGGCGGGCCGAGCGGTGCGGCGCACGCCTGGTGGTGCCCGAGGACGACGAGTGGCCCACCTCCGCCCTGCACTGCCTGACCGTGGCCAGCTCCGCGCTGCCGGACGACCACCGGCTGGACCGGACCCTCACGCCCGTGCCGCCCCTGGGGCTGTGGGTCCGTGGCGACGGGGCACTGGCCGACGTGGTCGACCGCTCGGTGGCCCTGGTCGGCTCCCGGGCGGCGACCGCCTACGGCGAGCACGTGACCGGGGAGCTGGCCCACGGACTGGGGGAGCGGGGCTGGACCACCGTCTCCGGCGGCGCCTTCGGGATCGACGCCGCCGCCCACCGCGGGGCGCTGGCCGCCGGTGCCCCCACCGTGGCCGTGCTCGCCTGCGGCGTCGACCGCGCCTACCCGGCGTCGCACTCCGCGCTGTTCTCCCGGCTGCTCGACGGCGGGCTGCTGGTCAGCGAGTGGCCGCCCGGGTGCGCCCCGCTGCGGCACCGCTTCCTGGTGCGCAACCGGCTGATCGCCGCCCTGACCCGGGGCACCGTGGTGGTCGAGGCGGCCGCGCGGTCCGGGGCGCTGGCCACGGCGCACCGGGCCCGAGACCTGGGGCGGGCGCTGATGGTCGTCCCCGGTCCGGTCACCTCCGCGATGTCGGTGGGCTGCCACGAGCTGCTCCGCGACGAGGAGCGCGGCGCCCGGCTGGTCACCACCGCCGCGCAGGTGGTCGAGCAGGTCGGGTCGCTGGGGGCCGACCTCGCCGCTCCACCGGCGCGGCCGGCCAGTCCCCGCGACGAGCTGTCCGACGTGGCCCGCCGGGTGCTCGACGCCTGCCCGGTGCGCACCGGCGTCAGCCCCGAACGGCTCGCCGCGGTGGCCGGGTGCGACGTCCTCGACGTGCTGCGGGTGCTGCCGGCGTTGGAGCTCGCCGACCTCGTCCAGTGGACCGGCACCGGCTGGCGGCTGCACCCGCCGCCGAAGACCGGGACCGGCGCGTCACGTTGA